From Paenibacillus sp. PvR098:
TCACGATCATCGTTTCGCCTACGGCCCGTGAAAGTCCAAGTACGAAGGAGGCAACGATACCCGAGAGTGCCGCAGGAACTACGATTTTTACAGCCACTTCAAACTTCGTAGACCCCAAAGCGTAAGCTCCGTTGCGGAGGGAAGTCGGAACGGCGACCATCGCGTCCTCGCTGAGAGAGCAAATGATTGGAATGATCATGATACCTACAACGATCCCTGCACTGAGCGCATTAAAAATTTCCGTTTGCGGTATTAAAAATTGCAACACCGGTGTTACGAAATTTAGAGCAAAGAAACCATATACGATCGTAGGAATACCAGCCAAAATTTCCAAGATCGGCTTGATCACATTGCGAACTCTCGACGGAGCATATTCACTTAAATAAATAGCGCTGCCCAGCCCAATCGGAATAGCCACTATACTTGCAATCAAGGTAACAAGCAAGGTTCCCGATATGAGCGGAAGCACGCCGAATTTGGGATCGCTGAACAGCGGCGTCCACTCCGTTCCCGTAATAAACTCCCAAAATGGAACCTGTCTGAAGAACCCAAATGATTCGACCACTAATATCAGCACGATGCCTACCGTCGTCAATATGGAGATAACAGCAAAAAAAGCTAATATTTTGGGTATTAGCACATCTGATGAAATCACGCTTTTTTTCTTTTTGTAATTCACTTTTTGTATTTGATCCGTTTCCATAGCTTATCCCCCGCGTAAAGCAATGATATTGGGAAATCCGCGGCATCCACCGCTTGATTGCTGTGGATGCCACGGATTTCATTCCATATATTGAATGCTTCTTATTTCAATGCTTCAAGGTTTTTGTTCATTTGCTCTTGTGGAAGCTTGATGTATTTAACGGCTTCAACCAAAGCCCCGCCCTCTTCGCTGTTGTAGTATTTCAGGAATTCTTTAACTTGTGGCTCTTCGATTGCCTTTTTCGTAGGGTACACATATACATAACGGGACAACGGAGCATACGACATGTCCTCAATCGTCTCATTCGTAGGCAATACAGCAGGAGAACTAGCATCCTTCTTGATGGCTACAGCATTTAAATTCGCTTCATTCTCTTTATAGTAGGAGAAGCCAAAGTAACCCATTGCGAACTCATCGCCTTGTACGCCTTTTACGAGTACATTGTCATCCTCGGAAGGTGTATAATCCGAACGAGATTCTTTCGCTGTTCCGTTGATAGCTTCCGTGAAGAACTCGAACGTTCCAGACGCCGTGCCAGGACCATACAGCTTAATTTCTTTATCTGGCCATTCCGGGCGAATTTCGTTCCATTTTTTCACTGTGCTTTCTTTGGACCAAATCTTCTTCAACTCTTCAACCGTCATTTCTTTGGCAAACGTATTTTTCTTGTTGACTACAACGGTTATGCCGTCCAGCGCGACGGGCATTTCAATAACCTCGGTGTTTTGTTTCGCTTTCAGCTCATCCATTTCTTCTGTCTTGAAATGACGAGACATATTTGCAATATGAATTTCACCGGAAATCAGCTTCTTCGCTCCATTACCAGACCCGGATTCGCCTACTGTGATTCTTACATCATTGTGTTTTTTCATGAACTCTTCGGCAACGGCTTGGGAGATCGGGAAAACTGTAGAAGAGCCGTCGATTTTGATTTCGCCTTTCAGAGCAGCTGTACCGTCAGACGGAGCAGCACCTTGATTCGGCTGGGTTTCCGTTTGCGTCCCACATGCAGCCAGAGACAAAGCCAATACGACGGAAGATATTGCGAATGTGCTTTTACGAGCAAAACCTTTAAACAACATGACCACTCCTCAAAAGTTTATGTTTGTCGTTCACAATGACAATATTACGCCCCTTTTGTTTTCGTCAAATATGAGTTTTGTTAACGGAATGTAAAAATTATC
This genomic window contains:
- the pstC gene encoding phosphate ABC transporter permease subunit PstC, producing METDQIQKVNYKKKKSVISSDVLIPKILAFFAVISILTTVGIVLILVVESFGFFRQVPFWEFITGTEWTPLFSDPKFGVLPLISGTLLVTLIASIVAIPIGLGSAIYLSEYAPSRVRNVIKPILEILAGIPTIVYGFFALNFVTPVLQFLIPQTEIFNALSAGIVVGIMIIPIICSLSEDAMVAVPTSLRNGAYALGSTKFEVAVKIVVPAALSGIVASFVLGLSRAVGETMIVTLAAGNLAQMAYNPLESIQTLTAFIVSVSGGDTRYGSVEYLTIYAVGMTLFVMTLAMNILAKYISKKFREEY
- a CDS encoding PstS family phosphate ABC transporter substrate-binding protein encodes the protein MLFKGFARKSTFAISSVVLALSLAACGTQTETQPNQGAAPSDGTAALKGEIKIDGSSTVFPISQAVAEEFMKKHNDVRITVGESGSGNGAKKLISGEIHIANMSRHFKTEEMDELKAKQNTEVIEMPVALDGITVVVNKKNTFAKEMTVEELKKIWSKESTVKKWNEIRPEWPDKEIKLYGPGTASGTFEFFTEAINGTAKESRSDYTPSEDDNVLVKGVQGDEFAMGYFGFSYYKENEANLNAVAIKKDASSPAVLPTNETIEDMSYAPLSRYVYVYPTKKAIEEPQVKEFLKYYNSEEGGALVEAVKYIKLPQEQMNKNLEALK